AATCGGGAATTAGCGGAAGAACTACAAATTCAGATTGAAGAAGGTGCAAGCTTTGAACAACTTGCTAAAGAATACTCTCTCGCAGATGACCGGATTGTAAATGGGATGATGGGACCAGTGAGTCGGGGAACAATGCCAGATATACTCAGGGCAGCAATTGACATAGCTAGTCCCGGACAAGTGGTAGGACCAATAGAACTAGAACAACGCTATGGATTGTTTCGTTTAGAACAATTTCTGCCAGCGTCGTTAGAAGATACTCAACTAAAACAAGCACTACAAAATGAGTTATTTGAGAAATGGCTAGCAGAGAAAATCCAAAAGTTAACGGTAAAACTTCAAGTGAATTAAAACTAATAAGTAACGAATCGTTGCAAAATAACGTGCTAGCTTCTATACCTTGGAACCAACCACCGCTATGCTGGTTAACTCCCGAACAAAAAAGCCGACTGCAAGAAGTCTCAGAAACTCTTCGTTACAATTTGGGAGAAAAAATTTGGTCACCAGACATAGGAGATTTTCAGTTTCTGATTATTTCTGGTAAAGTGCGCTTGCGATCTGAAGGAGCCAATCAGCCATTAGCAACTCTACAACCAGGAGACTGGTTTGGTAACCTCCAAAAATTTTCTTTTGATTGTAAAGCTGTCGCTGCTAGCAAAGAAGTCATTGTGGTACGCTGGGATACCACTCTTTGGGCAGAAGTTTCTACACCACAAATAGAGGAGTTTTGGCAAGGCGGGGAAGAAGAGGGGGAGAAGGGGAGAAAGGGAGAGGGGGGGAAAGAACCAATACTCTCCCCCACTCCCCCACTCCCCCACTCCCCCACTCCCATATCAACTTATCCCTTTGTTAGTAGTGGAAATACAGGTGCGGCTTGTTTAACAATGGTGGCACAACAACTAGATAATCCCGTGCAATTGGAATGGGTACAGCGTCAGTTGCGGGGACAGGGACCAAAAAATCTTGTGGAAGCAGCAGAAAAGTTAGGTTTTGTGCTGCGACGGTTACAAGTCAGTTGGGCTGAGTTGCGACAGTTATCATTCCCTGCTTTACTGCTGTGGAGTTCCGATTCATCTTCCAATCCCAATTGGATTGTGGTGTATGCAGTGAAAGGCGATCGCGCGATCGTAGCCAATCCCCTCAATTCCGAACAAACTTGTGAAAGTTTGTCCAGAACAATTGTTGAGGAAACTTGGGATGGACAGTTGTGGCAAGTAGAACTTATTCAAAAACAAGAAAAGTTTAATCTCAGCTGGTTTACACCCGCAGTCTGGAAGTACCGGAAATTGTTGGGAGAGGTGTTGCTAGCGTCTTTTACGTTACAGCTTTTGGGCTTAACAACACCGCTTATTACACAAGTTGTGATTGATAAGGTGATGGTGCAGGAGAGTTTGCCAACTTTAGACGTGATGGCGATCGCACTCCTGTTAGTCGCAGTATTCGAGTCAGTTCTTGGGATCTTGCGGTTATTTATTTTTACCCATACAGCCCGCCGCTTAGATTTAAGCTTATCCGCACAACTCTTTCGTCACCTAATGCGACTCCCTCTAGCTTATTTTGAGTCGCGACGAGTAGGGGACACGGTAGCCCGAGTCCAAGAATTGGAACAGATCCGTCAGTTTCTCACGGGTACGGCACTCACTGTAGTATTAGATAGCATTTTTGCCGTGGTTTACTTGGCATTGATGTTCTACTACAACATTCCACTAACATTTGTGGCGTTAGCAGTTTTGCCCTTATTTGCTCTA
This genomic interval from Scytonema hofmannii PCC 7110 contains the following:
- a CDS encoding peptidase domain-containing ABC transporter; the protein is MASRENPKVNGKTSSELKLISNESLQNNVLASIPWNQPPLCWLTPEQKSRLQEVSETLRYNLGEKIWSPDIGDFQFLIISGKVRLRSEGANQPLATLQPGDWFGNLQKFSFDCKAVAASKEVIVVRWDTTLWAEVSTPQIEEFWQGGEEEGEKGRKGEGGKEPILSPTPPLPHSPTPISTYPFVSSGNTGAACLTMVAQQLDNPVQLEWVQRQLRGQGPKNLVEAAEKLGFVLRRLQVSWAELRQLSFPALLLWSSDSSSNPNWIVVYAVKGDRAIVANPLNSEQTCESLSRTIVEETWDGQLWQVELIQKQEKFNLSWFTPAVWKYRKLLGEVLLASFTLQLLGLTTPLITQVVIDKVMVQESLPTLDVMAIALLLVAVFESVLGILRLFIFTHTARRLDLSLSAQLFRHLMRLPLAYFESRRVGDTVARVQELEQIRQFLTGTALTVVLDSIFAVVYLALMFYYNIPLTFVALAVLPLFALLTLIATPILRNWLNETFNRSADSQSFLVETITGIHSVKAHAAEPAARVRWEGLFARFIRTGFKASTTSNISSNIGDFLTNFSSLLILWFGAKLVIDQKLTIGQLVAFQMLSGRVTAPLLRLVQLWQSLQQVLLSVDRIGDILNVAPEAESGTGLVLPSLKGQVSFDRVFFRYRPNTEPVLRGISFDVQPGHFVGIVGRSGSGKSTLSKLLQRLYQNESGRILIDGFDIKSADLASLRQQIGVVLQEDFLFNGSILENITLGNLDITAEQVVEAARLAAAHDFISELPHGYETNVGERGTALSGGQRQRISLARLFLSQAPILILDEATSALDSETEQQVLQNLQAISANRTVFLIAHRFAPLKRADLILVLEKGVIAERGTHSELLQQKGLYWSLYQRQQANV